A portion of the Adhaeribacter radiodurans genome contains these proteins:
- a CDS encoding Lrp/AsnC ligand binding domain-containing protein: MLKNLEIDNTDLKILSLLMEDAKMAYADVGKEVFVSGGTVHVRMKKMEQMGIVTGTQLKLNYGNLGYDVNAFLGIYLRKSSMYNEVLEQLRRIPEVISVNYTTGIYSMFAKLICKDTMHLKNVLTDKIQKIPGIQRTETFISLEESISRPVQLL, translated from the coding sequence ATGCTCAAAAATTTAGAAATTGACAATACGGATCTTAAAATCCTCTCTCTGCTGATGGAAGACGCGAAAATGGCGTATGCAGATGTAGGAAAAGAAGTGTTTGTTTCGGGTGGTACCGTCCACGTCCGGATGAAAAAAATGGAACAAATGGGAATCGTAACCGGTACCCAATTAAAGTTAAATTATGGTAATCTGGGTTATGATGTAAATGCTTTTTTGGGAATTTACCTGCGCAAAAGCTCTATGTATAACGAGGTGTTAGAGCAACTCCGTCGGATACCAGAAGTAATTAGCGTAAATTATACTACGGGAATTTACAGCATGTTTGCCAAACTTATTTGCAAAGATACCATGCACCTTAAAAACGTTTTAACGGATAAAATCCAGAAAATACCGGGTATTCAACGAACCGAAACTTTTATTTCCCTTGAAGAAAGTATTAGCCGGCCCGTTCAGCTACTATAA
- a CDS encoding helix-hairpin-helix domain-containing protein, whose translation MFESNIERLTEVEGIARLKLEMIRQAWIEHQEIRNVMLFLQSHNISTLFAVKIYKTYGNNAIEMVQNNHYRLAMVI comes from the coding sequence GTGTTTGAATCAAATATCGAAAGATTAACCGAAGTAGAAGGAATTGCTAGATTGAAGCTGGAAATGATCCGCCAGGCCTGGATAGAACATCAGGAAATTAGGAATGTCATGTTGTTTTTACAATCTCATAATATTTCTACTTTGTTTGCGGTCAAAATTTATAAAACGTATGGCAACAATGCCATTGAGATGGTTCAAAATAATCATTATCGCTTAGCCATGGTCATCTAA
- a CDS encoding YrrC family ATP-dependent DNA helicase, with amino-acid sequence MPAPDLEPSAEMEKLSGIVKRITFHSVDTGYTVLKVNNFQKPQEEITILVHQSKVFAGATLDFYGQWITHTSYGLLFKATKVIERKPATANALEKYLGSGIN; translated from the coding sequence ATGCCGGCACCTGACTTGGAACCTTCCGCGGAGATGGAAAAACTCTCCGGGATCGTCAAACGCATTACTTTCCACAGTGTGGATACCGGCTATACCGTGCTTAAGGTAAACAATTTTCAGAAGCCTCAGGAAGAAATCACGATACTGGTGCATCAATCCAAAGTGTTTGCCGGAGCTACCCTTGACTTTTATGGGCAGTGGATCACGCATACGAGTTATGGTCTGCTATTTAAAGCTACTAAAGTTATTGAACGGAAACCGGCTACGGCTAACGCCCTGGAAAAGTACTTAGGTTCCGGAATTAATTAA
- the aspS gene encoding aspartate--tRNA ligase, with amino-acid sequence MLRTHTCGELRLENVGQEVTLTGWVQRTRDKGGMLWVDLRDRYGITQLKLEEGITPAETISQARNLGREFVIKATGTVIERISKNDKLLTGDIEIQLHDLAVLNPAKLPPFLIEDDTDGGDDLRMRYRYLDLRRSSVRKNLELRHRMMQQTRAYLDGLQFIEVETPVLIKSTPEGARDFVVPSRMNPGEFYALPQSPQTFKQLLMVSGFDKYFQIVKCFRDEDLRADRQPEFTQIDCELSFISQEDILNTFEGLVKYLFKTVRGVEVPEFPRMTYADAMKYYGNDKPDTRFDMRFVEMNSFVQNKGFKVFDDAQLIIGINVTGAASYTRKQLDELTEFVKRPQLGATGLIYARVEADGTVKSSVDKFFNQEALQQWVQAFAAKPGDLLLVIAGAADKARKALSELRLEMGERLGLRDKNTFAPLWVLDFPLLEYNEEEKRYFAMHHPFTSPKQEDFSLLETDPGAVRANAYDMVINGVEVGGGSIRIHERPLQERMFKLLGFTEEEAREQFGFLLNAFEYGAPPHGGIAFGFDRLCSLFGGADSIRDFIAFPKNNSGRDTMIDSPSPIAEAQLNELNIRLK; translated from the coding sequence ATGCTTAGAACCCATACTTGTGGCGAATTAAGATTAGAAAATGTAGGACAGGAGGTTACCCTTACTGGTTGGGTGCAACGTACCCGCGACAAAGGCGGTATGCTTTGGGTTGATCTGCGCGACCGGTATGGCATTACTCAATTAAAGCTCGAGGAAGGAATTACTCCAGCCGAAACTATTAGCCAAGCGCGTAATTTAGGCCGCGAATTTGTAATTAAAGCCACTGGTACCGTAATCGAGCGAATATCTAAAAACGATAAGCTACTCACCGGCGATATTGAAATACAATTACATGATTTAGCCGTTCTGAACCCGGCTAAATTACCACCTTTTTTAATCGAAGACGATACGGATGGGGGCGATGATTTGCGTATGAGATACCGCTACCTGGATTTACGACGCAGCAGCGTACGCAAAAATCTGGAACTTCGTCACCGCATGATGCAACAAACCCGGGCTTACCTTGATGGCTTGCAGTTTATTGAGGTAGAAACTCCCGTATTAATTAAATCAACTCCCGAAGGAGCCCGCGATTTTGTGGTACCTAGCCGGATGAACCCGGGTGAGTTTTATGCCTTGCCGCAATCGCCGCAAACGTTTAAGCAATTGCTCATGGTATCGGGGTTCGATAAGTATTTTCAAATTGTGAAGTGTTTTCGCGACGAAGATCTACGAGCCGATCGCCAGCCTGAGTTTACCCAAATAGACTGTGAACTTTCTTTTATTTCGCAGGAAGATATTCTGAATACTTTTGAAGGGTTGGTAAAGTACTTGTTTAAAACAGTACGCGGGGTAGAAGTGCCGGAGTTTCCCCGGATGACTTACGCCGATGCCATGAAGTACTACGGCAATGATAAACCGGATACTCGTTTTGACATGCGTTTTGTGGAGATGAATAGCTTTGTGCAAAACAAAGGATTTAAGGTTTTTGACGACGCTCAATTAATAATTGGAATAAATGTTACCGGCGCTGCTTCTTATACCCGCAAGCAATTAGACGAATTAACCGAGTTTGTAAAACGACCACAACTGGGAGCTACTGGCTTAATTTATGCCCGCGTAGAAGCAGATGGTACGGTAAAATCATCGGTAGATAAATTCTTTAATCAGGAGGCTCTGCAGCAATGGGTACAAGCATTTGCGGCTAAACCCGGTGATTTACTTTTAGTAATTGCGGGGGCCGCTGATAAAGCCCGTAAAGCCTTATCAGAATTACGTTTAGAAATGGGAGAGCGCTTAGGTTTACGCGATAAGAATACTTTTGCGCCTCTGTGGGTGCTGGATTTTCCGCTGCTGGAATACAACGAAGAAGAGAAACGTTATTTTGCCATGCACCATCCTTTTACCTCACCCAAGCAGGAAGATTTTAGCTTACTAGAAACGGACCCGGGGGCTGTTCGGGCCAACGCCTACGATATGGTAATTAACGGCGTAGAAGTAGGAGGCGGTTCTATCCGGATTCACGAGCGGCCCTTACAGGAACGCATGTTTAAATTATTAGGCTTTACCGAAGAAGAAGCACGCGAGCAGTTTGGCTTTTTATTAAATGCCTTCGAATACGGAGCTCCACCGCACGGAGGTATTGCCTTTGGTTTTGATCGATTGTGTTCTTTATTTGGTGGAGCCGACTCTATCCGCGATTTTATTGCTTTCCCTAAAAACAACTCTGGTCGCGATACCATGATTGATTCTCCGTCGCCGATTGCCGAAGCGCAGCTGAACGAACTGAATATCCGGTTGAAATAA